Proteins from one Catenuloplanes atrovinosus genomic window:
- the ppgK gene encoding polyphosphate--glucose phosphotransferase → MILGIDIGGSGIKGAPVDIAAGALLADRFRVETPQPADVERVAKAVGEVAARFGDTDRVGVTFPGVVVRGVTKTAANVDKSWIDADAAGLFTEAVGRPVTVLNDADAAGVAEMRFGAGRGVTGTVLMLTFGTGIGTALFVDGTLVPNTELGHLELDGVDAETRAADRAREAENLSWPDWAARVQRYLRHIDMLLQPGLIIIGGGVSKKAEKFLPLIELRTPVVPAQLLNNAGIIGAAALAAESV, encoded by the coding sequence GTGATCTTGGGTATCGACATCGGCGGTTCCGGCATCAAGGGCGCGCCGGTCGACATCGCGGCCGGCGCGCTGCTGGCGGACCGTTTCCGGGTGGAGACGCCGCAGCCCGCCGACGTCGAGCGGGTGGCCAAGGCGGTCGGCGAGGTGGCCGCGCGGTTCGGCGACACCGACCGGGTCGGCGTGACGTTCCCCGGCGTGGTGGTCCGCGGCGTCACCAAGACCGCGGCGAACGTGGACAAGTCCTGGATCGACGCGGACGCTGCCGGGCTGTTCACCGAGGCGGTCGGCCGCCCGGTCACGGTGCTCAACGACGCGGACGCGGCCGGCGTGGCCGAGATGCGCTTCGGCGCCGGCCGCGGCGTGACCGGGACCGTGCTGATGCTGACGTTCGGCACCGGCATCGGCACCGCGCTGTTCGTCGACGGCACGCTGGTGCCCAACACCGAGCTCGGCCACCTGGAGCTGGACGGCGTGGACGCGGAGACGCGCGCCGCCGACCGCGCCCGCGAGGCCGAGAACCTCTCCTGGCCGGACTGGGCCGCCCGGGTGCAGCGCTACCTGCGGCACATCGACATGCTGCTGCAACCCGGCCTGATCATCATCGGCGGCGGCGTGAGCAAGAAGGCGGAGAAGTTCCTGCCGCTGATCGAGCTGCGCACCCCGGTCGTCCCGGCCCAGCTGCTCAACAACGCGGGCATCATCGGCGCCGCCGCGCTGGCCGCCGAGTCCGTCTGA
- a CDS encoding zinc-dependent alcohol dehydrogenase family protein has product MRAVVFDAFGAPPEVREVADPAVPAGGALIRVEATGLCRSDWHGWRGHDPGIRLPHVPGHEFAGVIERVGTGVTGWAPGDRVTVPFVCACGRCAACLAGDQQVCERQTQPGFTHWGSFAELVAIENAEVNLIRLPDTLSSPAAASLGCRFATAFRAVVTQGRVAAGEWVAVHGCGGVGLSAVMIAHAAGARVVAVDTSAGARDLARRHGADVVLDASSLPGTDAVAAAIRDLTAGGAHVSIDAVGSADTCTGSIRSLRRRGRHVQVGLLPAATGAPAVPMDLVIALELELRGSHGMAAHAYPALLGLVTSGALRPDLLVADTLDLPTAATALTTLDRPTVPGIRLADPRPAPAPAPAPAPAPAPHPPSI; this is encoded by the coding sequence ATGCGGGCCGTCGTCTTCGACGCGTTCGGTGCCCCGCCGGAGGTGCGCGAGGTCGCCGACCCCGCGGTCCCGGCCGGCGGCGCCCTGATCCGGGTCGAGGCCACCGGGCTGTGCCGCAGCGACTGGCACGGCTGGCGCGGGCACGATCCGGGCATCCGGCTGCCGCACGTCCCCGGCCACGAGTTCGCCGGCGTGATCGAGCGGGTCGGCACCGGCGTGACCGGCTGGGCGCCCGGCGACCGGGTGACCGTCCCGTTCGTCTGCGCGTGCGGCCGGTGCGCCGCCTGCCTCGCCGGCGACCAGCAGGTCTGCGAGCGCCAGACGCAGCCCGGCTTCACCCACTGGGGCTCGTTCGCGGAACTGGTCGCGATCGAAAACGCCGAGGTCAACCTGATCCGGCTGCCGGACACGCTGTCGTCCCCCGCCGCCGCCTCGCTGGGCTGCCGGTTCGCCACCGCGTTCCGCGCCGTGGTGACGCAGGGCCGGGTCGCGGCCGGCGAGTGGGTCGCGGTACACGGCTGCGGTGGCGTCGGCCTCTCCGCCGTCATGATCGCGCACGCCGCCGGCGCCCGCGTGGTCGCCGTGGACACCTCGGCCGGGGCCCGCGACCTGGCCCGCCGCCACGGCGCCGACGTCGTGCTGGACGCGTCCTCACTGCCCGGCACGGACGCCGTCGCCGCCGCCATCCGCGACCTGACCGCCGGCGGCGCGCACGTGTCGATCGACGCCGTGGGCAGCGCCGACACCTGCACCGGCTCCATCCGCAGCCTGCGCCGCCGCGGCCGGCACGTGCAGGTCGGCCTGCTACCCGCCGCGACCGGCGCCCCCGCCGTACCGATGGACCTGGTGATCGCCCTCGAACTGGAACTCCGCGGCAGCCACGGCATGGCCGCCCACGCCTATCCCGCGCTCCTCGGCCTGGTCACCTCCGGCGCGCTGCGCCCGGACCTCCTGGTCGCGGACACCCTCGACCTGCCCACGGCCGCGACCGCCCTCACCACACTGGACCGCCCCACGGTCCCCGGCATCCGGCTGGCCGACCCCCGCCCCGCCCCCGCCCCCGCCCCCGCCCCCGCGCCCGCGCCCGCCCCCCACCCGCCGTCGATCTAG
- a CDS encoding S1C family serine protease — translation MTDAMHLPEQQNTSPQRYAPRPVATLSPLGLPAAPPAPPALPAPPAPPVYPPLPGQPSGSGGQPFGSNGRPRRRRRGALAAAALALAVAAGTTGGVIGNALGADGAARTPTTASSGLATSTNASTITTLSGVVEAVAPSIVTINIQGAAGAALGSGVILDPDGLVLTNNHVVADGGTITVDLADGRTVPATLVGTDATHDLAVIQLQGVSGLTAATLGDSDSLTAGQTVLAFGSPLGLEGTVTSGIVSALHRETTEDTGEQTPQSPFGGVRNQQQGATLTDLIQTDAAINSGNSGGALVDTAGRVIGINVAIATTGDSTGNIGVGFAIPINTAKTVVQQITGGAV, via the coding sequence ATGACCGACGCGATGCACCTCCCAGAGCAGCAGAACACCAGCCCCCAGCGGTACGCACCGAGGCCCGTCGCCACGCTGTCGCCGCTCGGCCTGCCCGCGGCGCCCCCGGCCCCGCCCGCGCTGCCCGCTCCCCCGGCGCCGCCGGTCTACCCGCCGCTGCCCGGTCAGCCATCCGGGAGTGGCGGGCAGCCGTTCGGGAGCAACGGGCGTCCGCGCCGCCGCCGCCGGGGGGCGCTGGCCGCCGCCGCGCTCGCGCTGGCCGTCGCGGCCGGCACCACCGGTGGCGTGATCGGCAACGCGCTCGGCGCGGACGGCGCGGCCAGGACCCCCACGACCGCGTCATCCGGCCTCGCCACCAGCACGAACGCGTCCACGATCACCACGCTCAGCGGCGTGGTGGAGGCGGTCGCGCCCAGCATCGTGACGATCAACATCCAGGGCGCCGCCGGCGCCGCGCTCGGCTCCGGCGTGATCCTCGACCCGGACGGCCTGGTGCTGACGAACAACCACGTGGTCGCGGACGGCGGCACGATCACCGTGGACCTGGCGGACGGGCGCACCGTGCCCGCCACGCTGGTCGGTACGGACGCCACCCACGACCTTGCGGTGATCCAGCTCCAGGGCGTCTCCGGGCTGACCGCGGCCACGCTCGGCGACAGCGACTCCCTGACCGCGGGCCAGACCGTGCTCGCGTTCGGCAGCCCGCTCGGCCTGGAGGGCACGGTCACCTCCGGGATCGTCTCCGCGCTGCACCGCGAGACCACGGAGGACACCGGCGAGCAGACGCCGCAGAGCCCGTTCGGCGGCGTGCGGAACCAGCAGCAGGGCGCCACGCTGACCGACCTGATCCAGACGGACGCGGCGATCAACTCCGGCAACTCCGGCGGCGCGCTGGTCGACACGGCCGGCCGCGTGATCGGCATCAACGTGGCGATCGCCACCACCGGCGATTCCACCGGCAACATCGGCGTGGGCTTCGCCATCCCGATCAACACGGCGAAGACCGTGGTGCAG